A region from the Mustela erminea isolate mMusErm1 chromosome 10, mMusErm1.Pri, whole genome shotgun sequence genome encodes:
- the PARS2 gene encoding probable proline--tRNA ligase, mitochondrial, with product MKGLLSRCRALPVLATCSHQLSGCGPHRFYHRDPETGKRLVLSRMFQPQNLREDQVLSLEGRSGDLTCKSQRLMLQVGLIHPAGPGSYHLLPYTVRALEKLERLIDQEMQAIGGQKVNMPSLSPAELWRATSRWDLMGKELLRLRDRHGKEYCLGPTHEEAVTALVASQKTVSYKQLPFLLYQVTRKFRDEPRPRFGLLRGREFYMKDMYSFDASPEAARHTYGLVGEAYGSLFHRLGLQCVRVQADVGSIGGTTSHEFQLPADIGEDRFAVCPGCGFSANMETLRTSHTDCPACRGPLTEARGIEVGHTFHLGTRYSSIFNAQFTDAQGKPCLAEMGCYGLGMTRILAAAIEVLSTEDCIRWPGLLAPYQVCLIPPKKGSKEEAAAELTGHLYDLITETLPQLRGEVLLDDRTHRTIGNRLKDANKFGYPFVIIAGKRALEDPAHFEVWSQNTGEVVFLTREGVTEFLSQVQVV from the coding sequence ATGAAAGGGCTGCTGTCAAGATGCAGAGCACTGCCTGTCCTGGCCACCTGCAGCCACCAGCTCTCTGGGTGTGGTCCTCACAGGTTTTACCACCGTGACCCCGAGACAGGGAAGCGCTTGGTGCTGTCTCGCATGTTCCAGCCCCAGAACCTTCGGGAAGACCAGGTGTTGTCTCTTGAGGGCAGGTCTGGCGACCTGACGTGTAAGAGCCAGCGGCTGATGCTGCAGGTGGGCCTGATCCACCCGGCAGGCCCTGGCAGTTACCACCTCCTGCCGTATACCGTGCGCGCCCTGGAGAAGCTCGAGCGGCTGATAGACCAGGAGATGCAGGCCATCGGGGGGCAGAAGGTCAACATGCCCAGCCTCAGCCCAGCGGAGCTCTGGCGAGCCACCAGCCGCTGGGACCTCATGGGCAAGGAGCTGCTAAGACTCAGAGACAGACACGGCAAGGAGTACTGCTTAGGACCCACTCATGAGGAAGCCGTCACAGCCCTGGTCGCCTCCCAGAAGACAGTGTCCTACAAGCAGCTCCCATTCCTGCTGTACCAGGTGACAAGGAAGTTTCGGGATGAGCCCAGGCCCCGCTTCGGTCTTCTCCGCGGCCGGGAGTTTTACATGAAGGACATGTACAGCTTCGACGCCTCCCCAGAGGCCGCCCGGCATACCTACGGCCTAGTGGGCGAGGCCTATGGCAGCCTGTTCCACAGACTGGGGCTGCAGTGCGTCAGGGTGCAGGCGGACGTGGGCAGCATCGGGGGCACCACGTCTCACGAGTTCCAGCTGCCGGCTGACATCGGGGAGGACCGGTTTGCTGTGTGTCCTGGCTGCGGCTTCTCGGCCAACATGGAGACGTTGCGCACGTCGCACACCGACTGCCCGGCCTGCAGGGGCCCGCTCACCGAGGCCAGAGGCATCGAGGTGGGGCACACGTTTCACCTGGGCACCAGATACTCCTCCATTTTCAACGCCCAGTTCACCGACGCCCAGGGCAAGCCATGCCTGGCCGAGATGGGCTGCTACGGCCTGGGCATGACGCGGATCCTGGCCGCCGCCATCGAAGTGCTGTCCACAGAGGACTGCATTCGCTGGCCAGGGCTCCTGGCGCCTTATCAGGTGTGCCTCATTCCCCCAAAGAAGGGCAGTAAGGAGGAGGCGGCCGCCGAGCTCACAGGCCACCTGTATGACCTTATCACGGAGACGCTGCCGCAGCTCCGCGGGGAAGTCCTGCTTGACGACAGGACCCATCGGACTATCGGAAACAGACTGAAAGATGCCAACAAGTTTGGCTACCCCTTTGTGATCATCGCAGGCAAGAGGGCCCTGGAGGACCCAGCACATTTTGAAGTTTGGAGCCAGAACACCGGTGAGGTGGTCTTCCTCACCAGAGAGGGCGTCACGGAATTTCTGAGCCAAGTGCAGGTTGTCTGA